Proteins encoded together in one Nitratidesulfovibrio sp. window:
- a CDS encoding P-II family nitrogen regulator, with protein sequence MKLIIAYVRPERLTAVKQALYARQIYSMSVTNILGAGRQKGYTETYRGVVSEVNLLKKVRIEIGIKDELEAAALEAVTEGARTGKEGDGVVFVMDVAKGLRIRTGNPVA encoded by the coding sequence ATGAAACTCATCATCGCATACGTCCGGCCCGAGCGCCTGACCGCCGTGAAGCAGGCCCTGTACGCCCGGCAGATCTACAGCATGTCGGTCACCAACATCCTGGGGGCCGGTCGCCAGAAAGGCTACACCGAAACCTACCGCGGCGTGGTCAGCGAAGTGAACCTGCTGAAGAAGGTGCGCATCGAGATCGGCATCAAGGACGAACTGGAGGCCGCCGCCCTGGAAGCGGTGACCGAAGGTGCCCGCACCGGCAAGGAAGGCGACGGCGTGGTCTTCGTGATGGACGTGGCCAAGGGGCTGCGCATCCGCACCGGCAACCCGGTGGCCTAG
- the ald gene encoding alanine dehydrogenase, translated as MIVGILKEIKKEENRVAMTPAGVEVMVHAGHTLLVEKNAGAGSGFADEAYVEAGATIVATPAEIYAKSDMVMHVKEPQASEYGMIRPGQIVFTYLHLAADEPQTQALLKSGAVCIAYETIQKADGSLPLLTPMSEVAGRMAIQQGAKYLEMAQGGNGVLLGGVPGVDPGTVVVIGGGVVGTHAARMACGLGAKVYILDMSLDRLRHLSEVMPSNCFPLMSSPATVRKLVREADVVVGAVLVTGAKAPKLVTRDMLKTMKPGSVLVDVAIDQGGCFETSKATTHTDPTFVVDGVVHYCVANMPGAVAKTSTLALTNATLPYALTIANKGWKRAMQDNCEIAKGANVIDGKITFKGVAEAFGLDYVSVDTFLN; from the coding sequence ATGATCGTTGGCATCCTGAAGGAGATCAAGAAGGAAGAAAACCGCGTCGCCATGACCCCCGCCGGAGTCGAGGTGATGGTGCATGCCGGGCACACCCTGCTGGTGGAAAAGAACGCCGGCGCGGGCAGCGGCTTTGCCGACGAAGCCTACGTGGAAGCGGGCGCCACCATCGTGGCTACCCCTGCCGAAATTTACGCCAAATCCGACATGGTCATGCACGTCAAGGAGCCGCAGGCGTCCGAATACGGCATGATCCGCCCCGGCCAGATCGTGTTCACCTACCTGCACCTGGCCGCCGACGAACCGCAGACCCAGGCCCTGCTGAAGAGCGGTGCGGTGTGCATCGCCTACGAAACCATCCAGAAGGCCGACGGCAGCCTGCCCCTGCTCACCCCCATGAGTGAAGTGGCCGGCCGCATGGCCATCCAGCAGGGCGCCAAGTACCTGGAAATGGCCCAGGGCGGTAACGGCGTGCTGCTGGGCGGCGTGCCCGGCGTGGACCCCGGCACCGTGGTGGTCATCGGCGGCGGCGTGGTGGGTACCCACGCGGCCCGCATGGCCTGCGGCCTGGGCGCCAAGGTGTACATCCTGGACATGAGCCTGGACCGCCTGCGCCACCTCAGCGAAGTGATGCCCTCCAACTGCTTCCCGCTCATGTCGTCCCCGGCCACCGTGCGCAAGCTGGTGCGCGAGGCCGACGTGGTGGTGGGCGCGGTGCTGGTTACCGGCGCCAAGGCCCCCAAGCTGGTCACCCGCGACATGCTGAAGACCATGAAGCCGGGCTCGGTGCTGGTGGACGTGGCCATCGACCAGGGCGGCTGCTTCGAAACCTCCAAGGCGACCACCCATACCGACCCCACCTTCGTGGTGGACGGCGTGGTGCACTACTGCGTGGCCAACATGCCCGGCGCGGTGGCCAAGACGTCCACCCTGGCCCTGACCAACGCCACCCTGCCCTACGCGCTGACCATCGCCAACAAGGGCTGGAAGCGCGCCATGCAGGACAATTGCGAAATCGCCAAGGGCGCCAACGTCATCGATGGCAAGATCACCTTCAAGGGCGTGGCCGAGGCCTTTGGCCTGGACTACGTTTCCGTGGATACCTTCCTGAATTAG
- a CDS encoding sigma 54-interacting transcriptional regulator: MKLRMECIFRDRVGIVSDLSSLLAGQALSIVSMEVERRPGSPATALATDSAPAPSPGPSSALSAGPSPGMDRAFVYLEADSSRDVDRAALFETLGRIPDLLEFRIVETLPAEERANRFLVLLDNLRDGVLSIDAEGRVTSINKVAREAYGCTGTPGAPASPASPTSPTGPTGAGTTGTSPAADLSGLPLDALGLPDRGILDCLSGRELVDAKREVATPGGGRLQFFVTRRPIRDGEGRIIGAVEVARDMREIRKLARSITEPAQVTFGDIVGQHPAIGFAISFARRVATTDSIIAIRGESGTGKELFARAIHTASMRQGPFVPVNCAALPEQLLESELFGYEAGAFTGGRREGKPGLFETARGGTVLLDEIGDMPLASQAKMLRVMQEGSVRRVGGTAEVPVDVRIITATNRTLERLVEEGRFRQDLYYRINVLPIHIPPLKERPEDITVLAEHFLLGLAARLGGPVRSLSPGALARLAGHHWPGNVRELKNVVERAAILCPDEVVGARFILFAHELEGGLFGESARLADGVADTVADAAALASGHEHHGGGEGRLKDMIAVFEKRIIVDAVAAAGSVRKAARKLGISHTALLDKLRRHGVKPV, from the coding sequence ATGAAACTACGAATGGAATGCATCTTTCGCGACAGGGTGGGCATCGTCTCCGACCTGTCCTCGCTGCTGGCCGGGCAGGCACTGTCCATCGTCTCCATGGAAGTGGAGCGCCGCCCCGGCAGCCCGGCAACCGCGCTCGCCACGGACTCGGCCCCCGCCCCATCCCCCGGCCCATCTTCCGCCCTATCCGCTGGCCCGTCCCCCGGCATGGACCGCGCCTTCGTGTATCTGGAGGCGGACAGCTCGCGCGACGTGGACCGCGCCGCCCTGTTCGAGACGCTGGGGCGCATTCCCGACCTGCTGGAATTCCGCATCGTGGAGACCCTGCCCGCCGAGGAACGCGCCAACCGTTTTCTGGTGCTGCTGGACAACCTGCGCGACGGGGTGCTGTCCATCGACGCGGAGGGGCGGGTGACCTCCATCAACAAGGTGGCCCGCGAGGCTTACGGGTGTACCGGCACGCCGGGTGCACCCGCCTCCCCCGCCTCCCCCACCTCCCCCACTGGCCCCACTGGCGCGGGCACCACGGGCACGTCCCCAGCCGCAGACCTGTCCGGCTTGCCGCTGGACGCGCTGGGCCTGCCCGACCGGGGCATCCTGGACTGTCTGTCCGGGCGCGAACTGGTGGACGCCAAGCGCGAGGTGGCCACCCCCGGTGGCGGGCGGTTGCAATTCTTCGTCACCCGCAGGCCCATCCGCGATGGCGAGGGGCGCATCATCGGCGCGGTGGAAGTGGCCCGCGACATGCGCGAAATCCGCAAGCTGGCCCGCTCCATCACGGAGCCTGCGCAGGTGACCTTCGGCGACATCGTGGGCCAGCACCCGGCCATCGGGTTTGCCATTTCCTTTGCCCGGCGCGTGGCCACCACAGATTCCATCATCGCCATCCGGGGGGAGAGCGGCACCGGCAAGGAACTGTTCGCGCGGGCCATCCACACCGCAAGCATGCGGCAGGGGCCGTTCGTGCCGGTGAACTGCGCGGCCCTGCCGGAACAGCTGCTGGAAAGCGAACTGTTCGGCTACGAGGCCGGGGCCTTTACCGGCGGTCGGCGCGAGGGCAAGCCCGGCCTGTTCGAGACGGCGCGCGGCGGCACGGTGCTGCTGGACGAGATAGGCGACATGCCGCTGGCTTCGCAGGCCAAGATGTTGCGGGTAATGCAGGAAGGCAGCGTGCGCCGGGTTGGCGGCACGGCCGAGGTGCCCGTGGACGTGCGCATCATCACCGCCACCAACCGCACGTTGGAACGGCTGGTGGAGGAAGGGCGCTTTCGGCAGGACCTGTACTACCGCATCAATGTGCTGCCCATCCACATTCCGCCCCTGAAGGAACGGCCCGAGGACATCACCGTGCTGGCCGAGCATTTTCTGCTGGGGCTGGCCGCCCGGCTGGGCGGACCGGTGCGCAGCCTGTCGCCGGGGGCGCTGGCGCGGCTTGCGGGCCACCACTGGCCGGGCAACGTGCGCGAGTTGAAGAACGTGGTGGAACGCGCGGCCATCCTGTGCCCGGACGAGGTGGTGGGGGCGCGGTTCATCCTGTTCGCCCACGAACTGGAAGGCGGGCTGTTCGGCGAGTCGGCCCGGCTGGCCGATGGCGTGGCAGACACCGTGGCCGACGCGGCGGCCCTGGCCTCGGGCCACGAGCACCATGGCGGCGGCGAAGGGCGGCTCAAGGACATGATTGCCGTTTTTGAAAAACGGATCATCGTCGATGCCGTGGCTGCTGCGGGCAGTGTGCGCAAGGCAGCAAGAAAGCTGGGTATTTCTCACACGGCCTTGCTCGACAAGCTGCGGCGGCACGGCGTGAAGCCGGTCTGA
- a CDS encoding LysE family translocator — MTIHSLAALAVALFILAITPGPGVFAVLSAALGRGLPTALALTAGIICGDLIFLLLAMAGLTVLAESMGDLFLVVRLGGAAYLIWLGIGLWRGAGTARPMAVPEGAASDDATSHTGIAPLPTPTPLRLLRTVCGGLALTLGNPKVIVFYVGFLPTFVDLRTLDATGAALVAATTVAVVGCVLGGYAVMAARARRMLSTPRATRLLHRGAGAVMVGTGAAIATR, encoded by the coding sequence ATGACCATCCATTCCCTTGCAGCCCTGGCCGTTGCCCTGTTCATCCTGGCCATCACTCCCGGTCCCGGCGTGTTCGCCGTGCTGTCCGCCGCGCTGGGGCGCGGCCTGCCCACGGCGCTGGCCCTTACGGCGGGCATCATCTGCGGCGACCTGATCTTTCTGCTGCTGGCCATGGCCGGGCTGACCGTGCTTGCGGAAAGCATGGGCGACCTGTTCCTGGTGGTACGCCTTGGCGGCGCGGCCTACCTGATCTGGCTGGGCATCGGCCTGTGGCGCGGCGCGGGCACGGCCCGGCCCATGGCCGTGCCCGAAGGGGCGGCGTCCGACGACGCAACAAGCCATACCGGCATCGCGCCGCTGCCCACGCCAACACCGTTGCGCCTGCTGCGCACCGTCTGCGGGGGCCTGGCCCTCACCCTGGGCAACCCCAAGGTCATCGTGTTCTACGTGGGCTTTCTGCCCACCTTCGTGGACCTGCGCACCCTGGACGCCACGGGCGCCGCGCTGGTTGCGGCCACCACCGTGGCCGTGGTGGGTTGTGTGCTGGGCGGCTACGCGGTGATGGCCGCGCGCGCCCGGCGCATGCTGTCCACCCCGCGCGCCACCCGGCTGCTGCACCGCGGCGCCGGTGCGGTGATGGTGGGCACTGGCGCGGCCATCGCCACCCGCTGA
- a CDS encoding PaaI family thioesterase, whose protein sequence is MSATPSATPPAAHAAATSGSGTPASPLAPASGDDMEHVRRFIAERDMFARHLGIEITEVARGYARAVMPMDAHHRNGVGMAHGGAIFAVADLAFAVACNTRGRVSVNLNTSISFLAPGKCGPLTAEAREISAARRVATYEIRITDGEGTLIAICQATAYSKDQPVPGMASAGESRSAD, encoded by the coding sequence ATGTCAGCCACACCTTCCGCCACACCGCCCGCAGCGCATGCCGCAGCCACCTCCGGTTCCGGTACGCCCGCATCCCCCCTTGCGCCCGCATCAGGTGACGACATGGAGCACGTCCGCCGGTTCATCGCCGAGCGCGACATGTTCGCCAGACATCTGGGCATAGAGATCACCGAGGTCGCGCGCGGCTATGCCCGCGCCGTCATGCCCATGGATGCGCACCATCGCAACGGCGTGGGCATGGCCCACGGCGGGGCCATCTTTGCCGTGGCCGACTTGGCCTTTGCCGTGGCCTGCAACACGCGCGGCAGGGTCAGCGTGAACCTGAACACCTCCATCTCGTTCCTGGCGCCCGGCAAGTGCGGGCCGCTGACGGCAGAGGCGCGCGAAATAAGTGCCGCCAGACGGGTGGCCACCTACGAGATCCGCATCACCGACGGCGAGGGCACGCTCATCGCCATCTGTCAGGCCACCGCCTACAGCAAGGATCAGCCGGTGCCCGGCATGGCCAGTGCCGGGGAATCCCGGAGCGCGGACTAG